One genomic segment of Helianthus annuus cultivar XRQ/B chromosome 14, HanXRQr2.0-SUNRISE, whole genome shotgun sequence includes these proteins:
- the LOC110908642 gene encoding probable aldo-keto reductase 4 produces MAKVPRVKLGSQGLQVSAQGLGCMGMSAFYGPPKPEPDMINLIHHAIDAGVTFLDTSDVYGPKTNEILLGKALKGGVREKVELATKFGAKYDGGEWSIQGDPAYVRAACEASLQRLEVDCIDLYYQHRIDTRVPIEITMGELKKLVEEGKIKYVGLSEASASTIRRAHAVHPITAIQLEWSLWSRDVEEDIIPTCRELGIGIVAYSPLGRGFFSSGPKLLDELQDGDLRKYMPRFQPENLEHNKIVYERVNEIASKKGCTPSQLSLAWVHHQGNDVVPIPGTTKIQNLEQNIGALSVKLTPEEMTELESIAAADLVKGARYGAGVSTYLDSETPPLSSWKA; encoded by the exons ATGGCAAAAGTTCCAAGAGTGAAACTGGGTTCACAGGGTTTACAAGTCTCAGCTCAGGGCTTAGGCTGCATGGGCATGTCCGCTTTCTACGGACCACCCAAACCCGAACCCGACATGATCAACCTCATCCACCACGCCATTGACGCCGGTGTCACCTTCCTCGACACTTCTGATGTCTACGGCCCCAAAACCAATGAAATCCTTCTTGGCAAG GCTTTGAAGGGAGGGGTGAGGGAGAAAGTGGAGCTGGCTACCAAATTCGGGGCCAAATACGACGGCGGCGAGTGGTCAATTCAGGGAGATCCGGCGTATGTAAGGGCTGCTTGTGAAGCTAGCCTGCAGCGACTTGAGGTCGATTGCATTGATCTCTATTATCAGCACAGGATTGATACTCGTGTGCCGATTGAAATCACG ATGGGAGAACTAAAGAAGCTGGTGGAAGAAGGAAAAATTAAGTATGTTGGATTATCGGAGGCATCAGCATCAACCATCAGAAGAGCACATGCTGTGCACCCGATAACTGCCATACAACTAGAATGGTCCTTGTGGTCAAGAGATGTTGAAGAAGATATTATTCCTACTTGCAG AGAACTTGGGATAGGGATTGTTGCATACAGTCCTCTAGGACGGGGGTTCTTCTCATCTGGCCCGAAGTTGTTGGATGAGTTGCAAGATGGTGACTTGCGTAAG TACATGCCGAGGTTCCAACCCGAAAATCTTGAACACAACAAGATCGTGTACGAGAGGGTTAATGAAATTGCGTCAAAGAAGGGTTGCACACCTTCACAACTATCATTGGCCTGGGTTCACCACCAGGGAAATGACGTTGTGCCCATTCCAGGAACCACCAAGATCCAAAATCTTGAACAGAACATTGGAGCTTTATCTGTTAAGCTAACACCAGAAGAGATGACTGAACTTGAATCCATTGCAGCAGCTGATCTAGTCAAGGGGGCTCGCTATGGTGCTGGTGTTTCCACATATCTGGACTCGGAGACTCCTCCGCTCTCATCTTGGAAAGCTTAA